In Engraulis encrasicolus isolate BLACKSEA-1 chromosome 15, IST_EnEncr_1.0, whole genome shotgun sequence, the following proteins share a genomic window:
- the LOC134464245 gene encoding nuclear factor 7, ovary-like, with product MDSEVLEENLTCTICYGIFTDPVVLKCSHTFCQECIRQYWKGLNVLLCPVCRKECSSEEPTESLAFKSLCESVRKRTETVKPVDQPDQLCPLHGKKVKLFCFDDKQPICVSCHTSERHEKHNCVPIEEAVEELKKEMSKDLPKFIESQKTLGKAESDLQKIATDMQEQARYMEFHIREEFKKRHEYLCEQERAKIQELTEERNHKDMMIQNEIKKIRNHVADVMKTIDEIKQRLKSDDILFLKTYSQPHRFQCAKPKPFNLNNMVRHIRFQSNELWGPSYNLREQPVVLLDPNTVSANLLLSGDLTSLLYTEEKLKRPKNPQRLHVGVLGSIGFSTGRHCWDVVVGRNEKWTLGVVRQSFQHNTHREMDPDHGEWTIHHINGNYFAGKMTRTVLHMACKHRPRVIRMVMNCPHRMLTFMDPKRDLTLYSFDHVSGEMLFPYFNTRSSRGPLRICFSQQL from the exons ATGGATAGCGAAGTCCTCGAGGAGAACCTCACCTGTACAATATGCTATGGCATTTTCACTGACCCCGTGGTTCTGAAGTGCAGCCACACCTTCTGCCAGGAGTGTATACGACAGTATTGGAAGGGCCTAAACGTGTTACTGTGTCCCGTCTGCAGAAAGGAATGTTCATCTGAGGAACCCACAGAAAGCCTGGCCTTCAAGAGTCTTTGTGAGTCGGTTAGAAAAAGGACGGAAACAGTAAAACCTGTTGATCAGCCAGATCAGCTGTGTCCCCTGCATGGCAAGAAAGTGAAATTGTTCTGTTTCGATGACAAGCAGCCTATTTGTGTTTCCTGCCACACGTCTGAGAGACATGAGAAGCACAACTGCGTTCCCATCGAAGAAGCTGTGGAAGAATTAAAG AAGGAAATGAGCAAAGATCTACCTAAATTCATTGAAAGCCAAAAAACACTGGGTAAAGCAGAGAGTGATCTTCAAAAGATAGCCACTGACATGCAG GAACAGGCACGATATATGGAATTTCACATAAGGGAGGAGTTTAAAAAACGTCATGAATATCTCTGCGAGCAAGAGAGGGCCAAGATTCAGGAGTTGACGGAGGAGAGAAACCATAAAGATATGATGATTCAGAACGAGATCAAAAAAATTCGCAATCATGTGGCTGATGTGATGAAGACCATTGATGAAATAAAACAACGACTGAAATCTGACGACATTCTCTTTCTAAAG ACCTACTCACAACCACACAG GTTCCAGTGCGCAAAACCAAAGCCATTCAACCTCAATAACATGGTCCGGCACATACGCTTTCAGAGCAATGAACTGTGGGGACCGTCGTATAACCTACGTGAGC AGCCAGTGGTGCTTTTGGACCCAAACACAGTCTCCGCCAATCTCCTCCTCTCTGGGGATCTCACTTCACTGCTATACACTGAGGAAAAACTGAAACGTCCAAAAAATCCGCAGCGACTTCATGTTGGCGTGCTGGGGTCCATTGGATTCTCTACTGGCAGGCACTGCTGGGATGTTGTTGTTGGTAGGAATGAAAAATGGACCCTCGGCGTGGTGAGGCAGTCATTCCAACATAATACGCATCGTGAAATGGATCCAGATCATGGAGAGTGGACCATCCACCACATCAATGGGAACTATTTTGCTGGCAAAATGACTAGGACTGTGCTGCATATGGCCTGTAAGCATAGACCTCGGGTCATTCGAATGGTGATGAACTGCCCACATCGGATGCTAACATTCATGGACCCGAAAAGAGATTTGACGTTGTACAGCTTTGACCACGTGTCAGGGGAGATGCTTTTCCCTTACTTCAACACTAGAAGTTCGAGAGGTCCACTACgcatctgcttttcacaacagctttAA